A genome region from Octopus sinensis linkage group LG26, ASM634580v1, whole genome shotgun sequence includes the following:
- the LOC115224838 gene encoding serine/threonine-protein kinase NLK codes for MPNVFQNLISSKRVYRELRMLCHFKHENILSALDILQPPHIDFFHEIYVVTELMQSDLHKIIVSPQPLTTDHIKVFLYQILRGLRYLHMARVIHRDIKPGNLLVNSNCVLKICDFGLARVEEPDEDTHMTQEVVTQYYRAPEILMGAKHYTSAVDIWSVGCIFAELLGRRILFQAQGPIQQLDLITDLLGTPSLEDMRTACEGAKAHMLRQPHKPNSFTALYSLSSQATHEAIHLVSRMLVFNPDKRISASDALSHPYIDEGRLRYHSCMCKCCHNGPSTRQYTTEFEPSCHQPFNYDFEDDLISVQKVKEKLHKFIVEQQQRNKRIPLCLNPNSVAFKTFAR; via the exons ATGCCCAATGTCTTCCAAAACCTCATCTCTTCAAAGCGTGTCTACCGGGAACTCCGCATGCTTTGCCATTTCAAGCACGAAAAT aTACTTTCTGCTCTTGATATTTTACAACCACCACACATAGACTTCTTTCATGAAAT CTATGTGGTAACAGAACTAATGCAGAGTGATCTACACAAAATTATAGTCTCCCCTCAACCGCTCACAACAGACCATATCAAGGTGTTCTTATACCAAATACTCAGAG GCTTACGCTACCTTCACATGGCCAGAGTAATCCACCGTGACATCAAACCTGGGAACTTACTTGTAAATAGCAATTGTGTCCTCAAG atctGTGACTTTGGTTTGGCCCGGGTTGAGGAACCTGATGAAGATACCCACATGACGCAAGAAGTGGTCACTCAATACTACCGAGCTCCTGAAATCCTGATGGGAGCGAAACACTATACCTCTGCTGTGGACATCTGGTCCGTGGGCTGCATTTTTGCTGAGTTGCTTGGAAGACGAATATTATTCCAAGCCCAGGGACCAATCCAACAG CTTGATCTCATAACAGATTTACTTGGTACTCCGAGTTTGGAAGACATGCGAACAGCGTGTGAAGGAGCCAAAGCACACATGCTCCGCCAGCCACATAAACCAAATTCTTTCACTGCCCTCTACTCCTTGTCTAGTCAAGCCACTCATGAAGCTATACACCTTGTCTCCCGCATGCTTGTTTTTAATCCA GACAAACGAATATCAGCAAGCGATGCTTTATCTCATCCCTACATAGACGAGGGTCGTCTGCGATACCattcctgtatgtgtaagtgttgCCACAATGGCCCCTCCACCCGCCAATACaccacagaatttgaaccctCCTGTCACCAGCCTTTTAACTATGACTTTGAAGACGACTTGATATCTGTGCAAAAGGTCAAAG AAAAATTGCATAAATTCATAGTGGAACAGCAGCAGCGGAACAAGAGGATCCCATTGTGTCTGAATCCCAATTCAGTTGCTTTTAAAACATTTGCTAGGTAA